The bacterium nucleotide sequence GGCCGGAATCCGACCGCCGGGCCCAAACCGAGGGCTCCGGCTCGGACTCGGAAGAAGGATTCGACGTCGAAGAAGAAGGGATCCTCCCGAAGGCCGGCGAAGACGGTGAGGGTTCCGCCGCCGACGTTGACCTCGTTGGAGACCGGCGAAGCGTTCAGGGCGGTCGTCAGGATGGCGCCGCCGCCGGAATTGGCGCTGGTGCTGCTGCTGCTCCCGTCGACGACGGCCGTGACGGTGATCGGCTGCTGGGCCGAGCCGTTGGGCTCGCCGAAGGTGAAGCGCAGGATCACGTCGTCGCCGCCGGTGACCGGTTCATCGGGCCCGGCGCGCCGGGTGGCGTGGAACTCATAGCGGGCCTGGGTGCTGAAATAATATTGCTGCCGGGCCACCG carries:
- a CDS encoding DUF4331 family protein, with the translated sequence MKIRLLFLSLLSCFLVQMPALSWASDHDDGENDVKARALNLTDLYVFREGDQTGDDADNANLIFIMNTNPRSVARQQYYFSTQARYEFHATRRAGPDEPVTGGDDVILRFTFGEPNGSAQQPITVTAVVDGSSSSTSANSGGGAILTTALNASPVSNEVNVGGGTLTVFAGLREDPFFFDVESFFRVRAGALGLGPAVGFRPAAEAVDFAKGYNVNTIVVRVPIDFLAGSSGATTFDVWETISVPDMITVP